A window of the Butyricimonas faecalis genome harbors these coding sequences:
- a CDS encoding MotA/TolQ/ExbB proton channel family protein, which produces MNAISDIMFWISTGLLVPVIVLLILLFFRSLLLVGSFFGQYVSIRKTDKVIREQMETLHVDNVDHLAEKLPEKSNSLVVMFMKRILAEQQNKAQVQRLLANFEIAADKDLAISKTLTKLGPILGLMGTLIPMGPALVGLSTGDIASMAYNMQVAFATTVIGLVAGAIGFLTQQVKQRWYLQDMTNLECLVEVLNEKNEKR; this is translated from the coding sequence ATGAATGCTATTTCTGATATCATGTTTTGGATTTCAACAGGATTGTTAGTACCTGTTATCGTGTTGTTGATTCTGTTGTTTTTTCGTTCCCTTTTACTGGTGGGGAGTTTCTTTGGCCAATATGTTTCTATTCGTAAGACGGATAAGGTGATCCGGGAGCAAATGGAAACATTGCACGTGGATAACGTGGATCATTTGGCAGAGAAATTACCGGAAAAGAGTAATTCTCTGGTCGTGATGTTTATGAAGCGCATCTTGGCAGAGCAACAGAATAAAGCACAAGTTCAACGCTTGTTGGCTAATTTCGAGATCGCGGCGGATAAGGACTTGGCAATATCCAAAACGTTGACAAAGTTAGGACCTATCTTAGGTTTGATGGGAACCTTGATTCCGATGGGACCTGCTTTGGTCGGTTTGTCCACGGGTGATATTGCCTCGATGGCCTATAATATGCAGGTCGCTTTTGCCACGACGGTGATCGGGTTAGTGGCCGGGGCCATCGGTTTCTTGACCCAGCAGGTAAAACAGCGTTGGTATTTGCAGGACATGACTAATTTGGAATGTCTCGTGGAAGTGTTGAATGAAAAGAATGAGAAGAGATGA
- a CDS encoding DUF2149 domain-containing protein, giving the protein MKRNLLKKEEDNDPISAVSNLFDVAMVFAVALMVALVTRYNMTEMLSTEDFTMVKNPGKENMEIITKEGEKINRYTPSEDQNQSGKRGKKVGIAYELENGEIIYVPE; this is encoded by the coding sequence ATGAAACGTAATCTGTTAAAAAAAGAAGAGGATAATGACCCGATTAGTGCGGTGTCGAATCTTTTTGATGTGGCGATGGTGTTTGCCGTGGCTCTGATGGTAGCGTTGGTGACAAGATATAATATGACGGAGATGCTCTCGACAGAGGATTTCACGATGGTAAAAAATCCGGGAAAGGAAAATATGGAGATTATTACCAAGGAAGGGGAAAAGATAAATCGCTACACGCCTTCGGAAGACCAAAACCAGTCGGGGAAACGCGGGAAGAAAGTGGGGATCGCGTATGAGCTTGAAAACGGAGAAATTATTTACGTTCCGGAGTAA
- a CDS encoding sodium:solute symporter produces MSTSLVLTVLLAYFLLLILVGFVTTRKVNSEMFFTANRNSPWYLVAFGMIGTTLSGVTFISIPGEVGNTHWTYLTLVFGNCVGYIVIALVLLPLFYRQHLVSIYSWLGTRFGEKARLTGSFFFIVSQLVGASFRLFLVVGVLQLAFFDAIGVPFWLTVFITIAFVWIYTVRGGIKTIVWTDTLQTVFILISVGLTIVVVNKALDFNFSSALAAVKESPLSRVFDFDWRSGQNTVKQFLAGVAITVCLNGLDQNMMQKNLTCRSLRECKTNMFSFSFLFLVTNVLFLMLGALLYIYAEREGIVLPGKSDDVFPFLSLNYFGATAGLFFLLGITAAAYSSVDSSLTALTTSFCIDFLKIDPGNREEKKKRIGVHIVFSLLMIFVVVLFRELNNSSVISSLFKAVGYTYGPLLGLFTFGLTTKYQVREKYLPWVCLLSPVLSYVVNCYSEQLLFGYKFGFEILLLNGLLCYLGLLLIRDKLSGKPLNA; encoded by the coding sequence GTGTCCACGAGTTTAGTTTTAACGGTTTTATTAGCTTATTTTTTATTGTTGATTCTGGTTGGCTTCGTGACGACCAGAAAAGTCAATAGTGAGATGTTTTTTACCGCAAACCGGAATTCCCCTTGGTATCTGGTGGCTTTCGGGATGATCGGGACAACGCTTTCCGGGGTGACGTTTATCTCTATCCCCGGGGAAGTCGGTAATACGCACTGGACTTACCTGACCTTGGTTTTCGGTAATTGCGTGGGATATATCGTGATTGCACTCGTGCTTTTGCCCTTGTTTTACAGGCAGCATTTGGTTTCTATATATTCTTGGTTGGGAACTCGTTTCGGGGAGAAGGCCCGGTTGACGGGTTCTTTCTTTTTTATCGTGTCGCAACTCGTGGGGGCTTCCTTCCGGTTATTCTTGGTTGTCGGCGTGTTACAACTGGCATTCTTTGATGCTATAGGCGTGCCTTTCTGGCTGACCGTGTTTATCACGATTGCCTTCGTGTGGATTTATACCGTGCGGGGAGGGATCAAGACAATCGTTTGGACCGATACATTGCAAACCGTGTTTATCCTGATCTCTGTCGGTTTGACAATCGTGGTGGTAAATAAGGCGTTGGATTTTAATTTCTCGTCAGCCCTTGCTGCTGTAAAGGAAAGTCCTCTTTCCAGGGTGTTTGATTTTGACTGGAGGTCCGGCCAGAACACGGTGAAACAGTTTTTGGCAGGAGTGGCGATCACGGTCTGTCTGAATGGGTTGGACCAGAACATGATGCAGAAGAACCTGACGTGTCGCTCCTTGCGGGAGTGTAAGACGAACATGTTTTCCTTCTCTTTTTTGTTTCTTGTGACGAACGTGTTGTTTCTGATGTTGGGGGCCTTGCTTTATATATATGCGGAAAGAGAAGGAATCGTGCTTCCCGGGAAGTCTGATGACGTGTTCCCGTTCCTTTCCCTGAATTATTTCGGGGCCACGGCCGGACTGTTTTTCTTGCTGGGAATAACTGCCGCGGCCTATTCTTCCGTCGATTCGTCATTAACGGCTTTGACGACCTCGTTCTGTATTGATTTTCTGAAAATAGATCCAGGTAATAGAGAGGAGAAGAAAAAGCGGATCGGGGTACATATCGTGTTTTCGTTACTGATGATTTTCGTGGTTGTCCTCTTCCGTGAATTGAATAATTCGAGCGTCATATCATCTCTTTTTAAAGCAGTAGGCTATACGTATGGGCCTCTCCTGGGACTTTTCACATTCGGTCTGACGACAAAATATCAGGTACGGGAGAAATATCTTCCTTGGGTCTGCTTGCTTTCACCGGTGCTCTCTTACGTGGTGAATTGTTACTCGGAACAACTCCTTTTCGGGTATAAATTCGGCTTCGAGATTCTCCTGCTTAATGGACTGCTTTGTTATCTGGGTTTACTATTGATTCGTGATAAGTTATCTGGTAAGCCTCTAAATGCTTAA